A window of the Chitinispirillales bacterium ANBcel5 genome harbors these coding sequences:
- a CDS encoding peptidylprolyl isomerase: MISKMRETAPIIMLIILVAFVGGTIFLDWGMNVGDRSVATVAGKINGQEVSLHLFDRMVNMERQRLNESGQDIPPQQYRMIPQQVWEQEVQRVLLTDVFEKMRLEATPTELLEYVKRNPLPGMEEEPAFQTDGVFDTAKYVQFLSNPQNYNMYPFLREIERHTRDVVAPAQKLETLLRASVFASPSEVKYNHRTQQEQGVFEYIKVGKNNFRVDENAIDEEMLKDYYRANRSSFEREEKANLLFVKFPIEVTEFDKSVYRAELEDIKQLIESGERTFKDLAQGESDDRGSAEKGGDLGWFGRNAMVPEFEEVAFSLEVGEISDPVETNFGFHLIKVEEREERDGEEQVRARHILRFIEPTLETIESIRGKADSLREVALEKGFLEAAKQFPSIRVDSTGTFTEGGMIPRIGYVPGLQRFAFDEEVGSISERLENEDAIFVVNLKEKLSSGVQPFEVVRSEIVSEIRDSLTVANTAQYAQSVLENISGAESIADYQENDSLVSSGISDTVGRNDFIPNVGFNSKVAHVALSTEPGSLSDVIEQEGDHFIVRTNWLSETAPLDTDSPLFAAQRRNLISQNKENIYGKWYIDRKSNARIESNVDRIYRD, translated from the coding sequence ATGATCAGTAAAATGCGGGAGACAGCTCCCATTATCATGCTCATTATTTTGGTTGCTTTTGTTGGAGGAACAATATTTCTCGACTGGGGAATGAATGTTGGTGACAGGTCTGTTGCTACTGTTGCGGGTAAAATAAATGGTCAAGAGGTTTCACTGCATCTCTTTGATCGAATGGTCAATATGGAACGTCAGAGATTGAACGAATCCGGACAGGATATTCCACCCCAGCAGTACCGAATGATTCCTCAACAGGTTTGGGAGCAGGAAGTACAGCGGGTTCTTCTAACCGATGTGTTTGAAAAAATGCGTTTAGAAGCAACACCAACAGAGCTGTTGGAGTATGTGAAAAGGAATCCGTTACCTGGTATGGAAGAGGAACCAGCGTTTCAGACTGACGGTGTATTTGATACTGCCAAATATGTGCAGTTTTTGAGTAATCCGCAAAACTACAACATGTATCCTTTTTTAAGGGAAATTGAGCGTCATACAAGAGATGTCGTTGCACCGGCACAAAAACTTGAAACTCTTTTAAGGGCAAGTGTATTTGCTTCACCATCTGAAGTCAAATACAATCATCGTACACAACAGGAACAAGGTGTATTTGAGTACATAAAGGTCGGTAAAAATAACTTTCGTGTAGATGAAAACGCTATCGATGAGGAGATGCTAAAAGACTACTACAGAGCAAACAGGAGCTCTTTTGAACGGGAAGAAAAAGCAAATCTTCTTTTTGTAAAATTTCCTATCGAGGTTACTGAATTTGATAAAAGTGTTTACCGTGCTGAACTCGAAGACATTAAGCAACTAATTGAATCAGGAGAGCGGACATTTAAAGATCTGGCCCAGGGTGAATCTGATGACAGAGGATCTGCTGAGAAAGGGGGGGATCTTGGTTGGTTTGGTAGAAACGCTATGGTGCCTGAATTTGAAGAGGTCGCTTTTAGTTTAGAAGTGGGAGAAATTTCAGATCCGGTTGAGACAAATTTTGGTTTTCATCTAATCAAAGTGGAAGAAAGAGAAGAAAGGGATGGAGAGGAGCAGGTGCGGGCGCGTCATATACTTCGCTTTATTGAACCTACTCTTGAAACAATAGAGAGCATTAGGGGTAAGGCTGATAGTCTTAGAGAAGTAGCCCTGGAAAAGGGGTTTCTCGAAGCTGCTAAACAGTTCCCTTCAATCAGAGTTGATTCGACTGGTACTTTCACTGAAGGTGGCATGATTCCAAGAATTGGATATGTACCGGGTTTGCAAAGATTTGCATTTGACGAGGAAGTGGGCAGCATATCTGAGCGTTTAGAAAACGAAGACGCAATTTTTGTTGTAAATTTGAAGGAAAAATTAAGCAGTGGGGTTCAGCCTTTCGAAGTTGTTCGCTCAGAAATAGTGAGTGAAATCAGAGATTCTCTTACCGTTGCTAATACTGCCCAGTATGCTCAATCGGTACTTGAAAACATCAGTGGAGCCGAGTCGATAGCCGATTATCAGGAAAATGATTCTTTGGTATCCTCTGGGATATCAGATACGGTAGGAAGGAATGATTTTATTCCTAATGTTGGTTTTAACAGCAAGGTCGCCCATGTTGCCCTTTCTACCGAGCCCGGTAGTCTTTCTGATGTGATAGAACAAGAGGGCGATCATTTCATTGTCAGAACTAACTGGCTTTCTGAAACAGCGCCTTTGGATACAGACTCACCATTGTTCGCAGCTCAGAGACGGAATCTTATCTCACAAAACAAAGAAAATATTTATGGGAAATGGTACATAGATCGTAAATCGAACGCTCGTATTGAGAGTAATGTTGACCGAATATACCGAGATTAA
- a CDS encoding S41 family peptidase: MMEKRPNKPTEKMFCKTSFLAMVILTVVITGLIIDTTRADNDNFYADIIRLDNVATKIHQSYVEDIPSKELIDNAIEGMIKSLDPHTSYFETKQYEELRIHTEGKFGGLGIQISIRDDVLTVMTPIGGTPASRAGIQSGDQIIQIEGESTEGITIDKAVNKLRGEPGSEVTILIRRTGEQKDIEYTITREIVQIKSVPFYGMMDDGIGYIHLQAFSQEAANEVENAIKDLKSQGLKGLVFDLRLNPGGLLPQAIEVTEKFLPSDKLIVSTRGRVRGQNKDFHSSRAEVLPTDMPLVVLVNRASASASEIVAGAIQDWDRGIVLGDTTFGKGSVQSVIPLDKSHHIKLTTALYYTPSGRCIDRPNIARDTADEQSDSEADTNVYRTKNGRIVYGGGGIVPDFVVEPELPSMPVRALFGEDAFFQFANMEYPRLQKRDTEIGAEYTIDKKTIEAFYDFLDSIEFSYKNAAQIQFEEFKKRSGLIADTTKSDSESQSGEPKWSEEHRAQLDETSAKMKQIFKAESQRELEENREEIKRHIRKAILIREYGQDNEIVYRSRLSRDKQLDAAMQILTETERYEALLKAPEQD, from the coding sequence ATGATGGAAAAAAGACCAAATAAACCGACAGAGAAAATGTTCTGTAAAACTTCCTTCTTAGCAATGGTTATTCTAACCGTAGTGATAACCGGGCTAATCATCGACACTACCCGGGCAGATAACGATAATTTTTATGCAGATATAATTCGCCTCGATAATGTCGCTACAAAGATTCACCAAAGTTATGTGGAAGATATTCCTTCCAAGGAACTTATTGATAATGCCATTGAAGGGATGATAAAGAGCCTCGATCCACATACTTCCTATTTTGAAACCAAACAGTATGAGGAGCTACGAATTCATACAGAGGGAAAATTTGGCGGACTCGGCATTCAGATCTCAATACGCGATGATGTGCTTACAGTTATGACTCCAATAGGCGGCACTCCGGCATCACGTGCGGGGATACAATCAGGGGATCAGATTATACAAATAGAGGGCGAATCAACCGAAGGTATTACTATTGATAAGGCGGTAAACAAACTCAGGGGTGAGCCTGGCTCAGAAGTAACCATTCTGATAAGAAGAACTGGTGAGCAGAAAGATATTGAGTACACTATCACTCGAGAGATCGTTCAGATTAAATCGGTACCCTTTTATGGAATGATGGATGATGGGATCGGGTATATACACCTTCAGGCATTTAGCCAGGAAGCGGCCAATGAGGTTGAAAATGCAATTAAAGATCTTAAATCTCAAGGACTCAAGGGGTTGGTTTTTGATCTACGATTAAATCCGGGAGGTTTATTGCCTCAGGCAATCGAGGTTACTGAGAAATTCCTCCCCAGCGATAAGCTAATCGTATCCACCCGTGGACGGGTACGAGGGCAAAATAAAGATTTTCATTCCAGCAGAGCAGAAGTACTTCCCACAGATATGCCGCTGGTAGTACTTGTTAACAGAGCTTCTGCAAGTGCTTCAGAAATTGTTGCCGGTGCAATTCAGGACTGGGACAGAGGGATAGTTTTGGGAGATACCACTTTTGGTAAAGGTTCTGTGCAGAGCGTTATTCCCCTGGATAAGAGTCACCATATAAAGCTTACTACTGCACTGTATTACACACCTTCTGGCAGATGTATCGATAGACCTAACATTGCAAGGGATACAGCTGATGAACAAAGCGACTCAGAAGCAGACACCAATGTCTACAGGACAAAAAATGGAAGAATTGTCTATGGAGGTGGTGGAATAGTGCCTGATTTTGTGGTTGAGCCGGAATTGCCGTCGATGCCGGTCAGGGCGCTTTTTGGTGAGGATGCTTTTTTTCAGTTTGCTAATATGGAGTATCCAAGACTGCAAAAACGCGATACTGAGATAGGGGCAGAATATACCATTGATAAAAAAACCATAGAAGCATTTTATGATTTCCTCGATTCTATAGAGTTTTCCTACAAAAATGCAGCCCAAATTCAATTTGAGGAATTCAAAAAGCGAAGCGGTTTGATAGCTGATACTACTAAGAGTGACTCTGAAAGCCAGTCTGGAGAACCTAAATGGAGCGAGGAACACAGAGCTCAGCTTGATGAGACTTCTGCAAAAATGAAACAGATTTTTAAGGCTGAGAGTCAACGAGAATTGGAAGAAAACAGAGAAGAAATCAAGCGTCACATACGAAAAGCTATTCTTATACGAGAATATGGACAGGATAATGAGATCGTTTATCGGTCAAGACTGTCCAGGGATAAACAACTCGATGCAGCAATGCAAATTTTGACTGAAACAGAAAGGTATGAAGCTTTGCTTAAAGCTCCTGAGCAAGATTAG
- the tmk gene encoding dTMP kinase: MKKGMFIAFEGIDGCGKSTQLSLVAKRLEERGIVPVVTREPGGTPVSEAIREILIAPRFEEMCIQSELLLYLAARAQHMREKIQPALLEGEVVLCDRFQAATFAYQGYGRGISIDTLKMFNEFSTGGIKPDCTFIFDISVQCSRKRLSAMGKARDRLENGSEEFFKRIRNGYLEIAETDPNVVLFDGSKEVELLNEQVFGKICQLIEV; encoded by the coding sequence ATGAAAAAGGGAATGTTTATAGCCTTTGAGGGCATCGACGGATGTGGCAAAAGCACACAGTTATCACTTGTGGCTAAACGGCTTGAAGAAAGAGGCATTGTTCCGGTGGTGACCCGGGAACCAGGAGGAACACCTGTTTCGGAAGCCATACGTGAAATCTTGATCGCACCTCGTTTTGAAGAGATGTGTATTCAAAGTGAGTTGTTGCTTTATTTGGCTGCCCGGGCTCAGCACATGAGGGAAAAAATTCAGCCTGCATTACTGGAAGGTGAAGTGGTGTTGTGTGATCGCTTTCAGGCTGCTACTTTCGCCTATCAGGGCTACGGCAGGGGGATATCAATAGATACACTGAAGATGTTCAATGAATTCTCAACGGGTGGTATAAAACCTGATTGTACTTTTATTTTTGACATCTCTGTACAGTGTTCAAGAAAAAGACTATCTGCTATGGGTAAGGCCAGGGACCGTCTTGAAAATGGATCGGAAGAATTTTTCAAGAGAATAAGAAATGGGTATTTAGAAATAGCAGAAACGGATCCCAATGTTGTACTTTTTGATGGCAGCAAAGAGGTAGAGCTGCTCAATGAGCAAGTTTTTGGGAAGATATGTCAGCTTATTGAAGTATAA
- the secA gene encoding preprotein translocase subunit SecA, translated as MDLLSILGKVFGSKQEKDIRKLRPILEQVNSFKDEVKKLNDEQLKNKTAEFRERLAKGETLDDLLPEAYAVVRESTHRVLGEGRMVYDPYLEREIPFMAHFDVQVLGAIVLHQGKIAEMKTGEGKTQVAAMAAYLNALSGKGVHVITVNDYLARRDSEWMGKIFNFLGLTVGCLDDTEPHSPERKAVYACDITYGTNNEFGFDYLRDNMATSPDHCVLRELNFAIVDEVDNILIDEARTPLIISGPATKSNQEYEELKPRVTKLVSAQNQFVQRIIAEAEELLKKEGKEYEAGFKLLIAKRGGPKNKRFLKLIKEPGVAKHMKTVETDYLREKKLNEIDEELFYTIDESGHSAELTEKGRALVGGENSDFFVVPDLSVLLGKIDSDEALSPEEKSMQRDEAHRVYAERSERIHSISQLLKAYSLFERDVNYVVQEGQILIVDEFTGRILHGRRYSEGLHQALEAKEGVKVAGENQTLATITFQNFFKMYNKISGMTGTAVTEAGEFHEIYKLDVVTVPTNRPLKRVDSNDEIYKTHREKYNAIVKEIEGKVEEGRPCLVGTTSIEKSELISKLLTRAGVKHEVLNAKYHAKEATIVAQAGHVGAVTIATNMAGRGTDIVLGGNFEVMANNELIKQGVEPDELSLDEKRKKFEKLYQKTKEEHKSVLELGGLHIIGTERHESRRIDNQLRGRAGRQGDPGSTKFFLSLDDDLMRIFGSERIAAIMDKLGTDDGEVISHPLVSKAIGNAQKRVEGRNFDIRKHLKEYDDVMNLQRTEIYSLRQRILRGENLKDDILDQVAAALEEIIFKHTAAGKFPEEWDLSNLYSDIQTSFGIVYRIDEQELSNKTQDSLFDDVWKLVKERYEEKEARFGEELMRKFERSVFLMVIDSLWKDHLYEMDHLKGGVQFRAFGQKNPLFEYQREGLKMFEELRSTIAHEVSSYIFRLEKVERQQRAPLSNSKEIHGDVDLFSPQGPAAQPRPQQQPNRQLVTNRAGGGSGKPAPVRAAVQVGRNEPCPCGSGKKYKKCCGVQ; from the coding sequence ATGGATTTACTGAGCATACTCGGTAAAGTGTTTGGATCAAAACAGGAGAAGGATATTCGCAAGCTTCGTCCGATACTTGAACAAGTGAACAGCTTTAAAGACGAGGTGAAAAAATTAAATGATGAGCAGCTAAAAAATAAGACCGCAGAGTTTAGGGAAAGGCTGGCCAAAGGTGAAACGCTTGATGATCTTTTACCTGAGGCGTATGCTGTAGTTAGAGAAAGCACCCATCGTGTTCTTGGTGAGGGGAGAATGGTGTATGATCCTTACCTGGAGCGGGAAATTCCGTTTATGGCTCACTTTGATGTTCAGGTTTTGGGGGCTATTGTGCTTCACCAGGGTAAAATTGCTGAGATGAAAACCGGTGAAGGTAAAACTCAGGTGGCCGCGATGGCTGCATACCTTAATGCCTTAAGTGGAAAAGGTGTGCATGTTATCACCGTTAATGATTATCTGGCACGTCGTGATAGTGAGTGGATGGGCAAAATTTTTAACTTTCTGGGACTTACTGTAGGGTGTTTGGATGATACCGAACCACATAGTCCCGAAAGGAAAGCGGTGTATGCCTGCGATATCACTTACGGTACAAATAATGAATTTGGTTTTGATTACCTTAGAGACAACATGGCTACATCGCCCGACCATTGCGTGCTTCGCGAACTGAACTTTGCTATCGTTGATGAGGTTGATAATATTCTTATCGATGAGGCTCGTACACCTTTGATCATATCCGGACCGGCAACAAAATCAAATCAGGAATATGAGGAGCTTAAGCCCAGGGTCACAAAGCTTGTTAGTGCCCAAAATCAGTTTGTTCAGCGTATCATCGCAGAAGCTGAAGAGTTGCTTAAAAAGGAGGGTAAAGAGTACGAGGCTGGTTTTAAGCTTCTTATTGCAAAAAGAGGGGGGCCAAAAAACAAACGCTTCCTTAAGCTTATTAAAGAACCGGGTGTAGCCAAGCACATGAAAACTGTGGAAACAGATTATCTTCGTGAGAAAAAACTTAATGAGATAGATGAAGAGCTTTTTTACACCATCGATGAATCAGGTCACAGTGCTGAGTTAACAGAAAAGGGAAGAGCACTTGTTGGCGGTGAAAACAGTGACTTCTTTGTGGTGCCTGACCTCTCTGTTTTGCTTGGGAAAATCGATAGCGATGAGGCCTTATCACCTGAGGAGAAATCAATGCAGCGTGATGAAGCTCATAGAGTGTATGCCGAGCGTTCAGAGAGAATTCATAGTATAAGTCAGCTCCTTAAGGCTTACTCCCTCTTTGAAAGGGATGTAAACTATGTCGTTCAGGAGGGACAAATTCTTATAGTTGATGAGTTCACGGGTCGTATTCTTCACGGAAGACGTTACAGTGAAGGGCTTCATCAGGCTCTGGAAGCTAAGGAGGGGGTGAAAGTTGCTGGTGAAAACCAGACCCTTGCAACTATTACATTCCAGAACTTTTTTAAGATGTACAATAAAATCTCCGGTATGACCGGAACTGCTGTTACTGAAGCTGGTGAGTTTCATGAAATCTACAAACTCGATGTTGTTACAGTTCCTACTAACCGGCCTCTAAAAAGGGTGGACTCCAATGACGAGATCTATAAAACCCACCGGGAAAAATATAATGCCATAGTAAAAGAAATTGAGGGCAAAGTAGAAGAAGGACGCCCCTGCCTTGTAGGTACCACTTCGATAGAGAAGTCTGAGCTTATAAGTAAGCTTCTCACCAGAGCCGGGGTGAAGCATGAGGTGCTTAATGCTAAATACCACGCTAAAGAAGCTACAATCGTTGCCCAGGCCGGTCATGTTGGGGCGGTAACAATTGCTACAAATATGGCTGGACGTGGTACAGATATTGTTCTGGGTGGAAATTTTGAAGTCATGGCCAACAATGAGCTGATTAAACAGGGAGTAGAACCTGATGAGCTTTCTTTGGATGAGAAACGGAAAAAATTTGAAAAACTCTACCAAAAGACTAAAGAGGAGCACAAAAGCGTACTTGAGCTGGGGGGACTTCATATAATAGGTACTGAGCGTCATGAGAGTCGCCGTATTGATAATCAGCTCCGGGGACGTGCTGGACGGCAGGGTGATCCTGGTTCAACCAAGTTTTTTCTCTCCCTCGATGATGATCTCATGAGGATTTTTGGCTCAGAACGTATCGCTGCTATTATGGATAAACTGGGTACCGATGATGGAGAGGTTATCTCCCATCCTTTGGTTTCAAAAGCAATTGGAAATGCCCAAAAAAGAGTTGAAGGCAGAAACTTCGATATAAGAAAACATCTTAAAGAGTATGATGATGTTATGAATCTGCAGCGTACCGAGATCTACAGTCTTCGTCAGAGGATATTACGAGGTGAGAACCTAAAGGATGATATTCTTGATCAGGTGGCCGCGGCACTTGAAGAGATAATCTTTAAACATACCGCAGCCGGGAAGTTCCCTGAAGAGTGGGACCTGTCAAACCTTTACAGTGACATTCAGACCTCTTTTGGTATAGTATATCGTATAGATGAACAGGAGCTTTCAAACAAAACACAGGACAGTCTCTTTGATGATGTATGGAAGCTTGTTAAGGAACGGTATGAGGAGAAAGAGGCTCGTTTTGGCGAAGAGCTGATGCGTAAGTTTGAGCGAAGTGTCTTTTTGATGGTCATAGATTCATTATGGAAAGATCATCTCTATGAGATGGATCACCTCAAAGGTGGTGTGCAGTTCCGTGCGTTTGGGCAGAAAAACCCGCTCTTTGAATACCAAAGAGAAGGGCTTAAGATGTTTGAGGAGCTTAGAAGCACTATTGCTCATGAGGTTTCCAGTTACATCTTTAGACTCGAAAAGGTTGAGCGTCAGCAAAGGGCACCGCTGAGCAACTCAAAAGAGATTCATGGAGATGTTGATTTGTTTTCTCCTCAAGGACCTGCTGCTCAGCCACGTCCTCAGCAGCAACCTAACCGTCAGTTGGTAACAAATCGTGCAGGAGGCGGATCTGGTAAACCGGCACCGGTGCGTGCTGCTGTTCAGGTTGGTAGAAATGAGCCCTGTCCTTGTGGAAGTGGCAAAAAATATAAAAAATGTTGTGGTGTTCAATGA
- a CDS encoding SIS domain-containing protein encodes MHSYLQRAKEIIEAEAKALLEIPLDDGFERAINIIYECKGKVITTGMGKAGNIALKIAGTLSSTGTPAAFLHPGEAAHGDLGLLAPGDVIIAFSTSGKTREVIEMLQLAHHFGIDKIIGVTSHPDSAIHELSNVVINMGQISEPCSLGLTPTSSTTVMMALGDAIALVLMEKKKFTKEQYGLRHHGGYLGQKAKEKMTCTMSQNS; translated from the coding sequence GTGCACAGTTATCTTCAACGTGCAAAAGAAATAATAGAAGCAGAAGCAAAAGCGCTTCTGGAAATACCACTCGATGATGGTTTTGAACGTGCGATAAACATAATTTATGAATGCAAAGGCAAAGTTATTACCACAGGAATGGGGAAAGCTGGGAATATAGCATTAAAAATTGCCGGTACCCTTAGCTCAACAGGTACACCAGCAGCTTTTCTTCATCCTGGCGAAGCAGCTCATGGCGATTTAGGATTACTTGCCCCCGGTGATGTAATCATAGCGTTTTCGACCTCCGGCAAAACTCGCGAAGTAATCGAAATGTTACAGCTTGCCCACCATTTTGGGATAGATAAGATTATCGGTGTAACAAGCCACCCGGATTCGGCTATTCATGAACTTAGTAATGTGGTCATCAATATGGGTCAAATAAGTGAACCGTGCTCTCTTGGCCTTACCCCCACCTCCAGCACAACGGTGATGATGGCATTAGGGGACGCGATAGCTCTCGTTTTAATGGAGAAAAAGAAGTTCACAAAGGAACAGTACGGGCTACGTCACCACGGTGGTTACCTTGGCCAAAAAGCTAAGGAAAAAATGACCTGCACTATGAGCCAGAACAGCTGA
- the nadB gene encoding L-aspartate oxidase: MDNYEYDFLVVGSGIAGLCFAIHASQFGSVLMITKKHDSESNTNYAQGGIACVLDKNDSFERHIEDTLNAGKGLCDPDSVRTVVEKGPTRIKELLQWGASFSKAPDAQNPYDLHLGKEGGHSAKRIVHSKDLTGKEIEATLLNTLHLKKNVTLFQNHCAVELITEHHLKNNSTRSKCYGAYILDSRKRSIFSVRARITCLSTGGAGMVYLHTTNPEIATGDGVAMAYRAGAKISNMEFIQFHPTTLYHENANSFLISEALRGYGAVLRNASGEEFMNRYHTSGSLAPRDIVARAIDNEMKKSGEPCVYLDIRDAKADETIKHFPNIYQKCLSFGIDITKDLIPVVPAAHYLCGGILVDHCGKTTIENLYACGESACTGVHGANRLASNSLLEALVFSYKSAYDAASRIKDISIPQVSEIPDWDDSGTHDNEEWILLSHNLTEIQSVMWDYVGIVRSNLRLHRALRRINLLEKEIENFYKKTKITSRLLELRNIVTTSKLIILSALKRKESRGLHYTTDHPNQNDRYWKRNTILEKK, from the coding sequence ATGGATAATTATGAATACGATTTCCTGGTTGTAGGTAGCGGAATAGCCGGGTTGTGCTTTGCAATCCACGCTTCCCAATTCGGGTCTGTTTTGATGATTACCAAAAAGCATGACAGTGAATCAAATACCAATTATGCTCAGGGTGGGATAGCCTGTGTACTTGATAAAAACGACAGTTTCGAGAGACATATTGAAGATACACTGAATGCGGGCAAAGGTTTATGTGACCCGGACTCAGTAAGAACCGTAGTAGAAAAAGGGCCTACGCGAATTAAAGAACTGCTCCAGTGGGGTGCATCTTTCTCAAAAGCACCTGATGCCCAAAACCCCTACGACCTTCACCTTGGAAAAGAGGGTGGACATTCAGCAAAACGAATAGTACATTCAAAAGACCTTACCGGCAAAGAAATTGAAGCGACACTGCTAAATACGTTACACCTGAAGAAAAATGTAACCCTATTCCAAAACCACTGTGCGGTAGAGCTTATAACAGAGCACCATCTGAAAAACAACAGCACGCGGAGTAAATGTTACGGCGCATACATATTGGATTCTCGTAAACGATCAATTTTTTCGGTCAGAGCCAGGATAACCTGTCTTTCAACCGGTGGCGCAGGAATGGTTTATCTTCACACGACAAATCCAGAGATAGCCACCGGGGATGGTGTTGCGATGGCCTACAGGGCTGGCGCAAAAATCTCCAATATGGAATTTATCCAGTTCCACCCCACAACACTGTATCATGAAAACGCTAACTCTTTTCTCATCAGCGAAGCACTACGAGGGTACGGTGCTGTCTTACGTAATGCATCCGGTGAAGAATTTATGAACCGTTATCACACCTCAGGATCACTCGCCCCAAGAGATATAGTAGCCAGAGCGATTGACAACGAAATGAAAAAATCGGGTGAGCCCTGTGTTTATCTGGACATACGAGATGCCAAAGCAGACGAAACCATCAAACACTTTCCAAACATTTACCAAAAATGTCTGTCGTTTGGAATTGATATCACCAAGGATTTGATCCCGGTAGTCCCTGCCGCACATTACCTGTGTGGTGGTATTTTGGTAGACCATTGTGGTAAAACCACCATAGAAAACCTTTACGCCTGTGGTGAATCAGCATGCACTGGCGTACATGGTGCAAATCGCCTGGCGTCCAACTCCTTACTGGAAGCTTTGGTTTTTTCCTATAAATCAGCTTACGATGCTGCTTCAAGGATAAAAGACATTTCCATCCCTCAGGTATCTGAAATACCTGATTGGGATGACAGTGGAACTCATGACAACGAAGAATGGATTCTTCTTTCTCATAATTTAACCGAAATTCAATCTGTAATGTGGGACTATGTTGGAATAGTGCGTTCCAATCTCAGGCTTCACCGGGCACTTCGAAGGATCAATCTGCTGGAAAAAGAGATAGAGAATTTTTACAAAAAAACAAAAATCACCTCTCGTTTACTAGAGCTAAGAAACATTGTTACCACTTCAAAACTAATCATTTTATCAGCTTTAAAGAGAAAAGAAAGCAGAGGGCTACATTACACTACTGATCATCCAAATCAAAATGATCGTTACTGGAAGAGAAACACTATTTTAGAAAAAAAGTGA
- a CDS encoding sigma-54 dependent transcriptional regulator, with protein MSKERILVVDDENSLRLLLQNELSRAGYGVETVSDGEAALEKIRENFYHVILLDIVMPKMDGIDVLRATKQENNASEIIILTGNATLETAIECMKLGAFEYIRKPYNLKELLIHIERAIEHHRSLIDLRILKDELVKSGYNANLIGKSKAMLDLGSMISRIAPAQSTVLILGESGSGKEVVARSIHNQSTRSDKTFIPINCASLSETLLESELFGYEKGAFTDAKAQKRGLAEIADGGTLFLDEIGEIPIHFQAKLLRFLETGDIRRVGGTRDIPLNVRIICATNQPLEELVEENKFRADLYYRLNVLSIEVPPLKERVEDIPLLVDNFIALYGFQKKFDSKALEILKAYDWKGNVRELKNVVERTCILSRGRIVSADDLLFLKVSKKAPEEKLQEEAPVEYENDMSLKEVERRHIVSVLKNVKGHRAKAAKVLGISPKTLYLKIKALNIVSTYQ; from the coding sequence ATGAGTAAGGAACGAATACTTGTAGTTGATGATGAAAACTCTTTAAGATTATTGCTTCAAAACGAGCTTAGTCGGGCCGGGTATGGTGTGGAGACGGTTTCGGATGGAGAAGCTGCACTCGAAAAAATAAGAGAGAATTTTTATCATGTTATTCTTCTTGATATCGTGATGCCCAAAATGGATGGTATTGATGTACTAAGGGCAACCAAACAGGAAAACAATGCTTCAGAAATAATTATTCTTACCGGAAATGCAACACTGGAAACGGCCATTGAGTGCATGAAGCTTGGGGCATTTGAGTATATCCGCAAGCCATATAACCTTAAAGAGTTGCTTATACACATTGAGAGAGCTATAGAACATCACCGTTCACTTATTGATTTGAGGATACTAAAAGATGAGTTGGTGAAAAGTGGTTATAATGCTAACCTCATAGGTAAAAGCAAAGCGATGCTTGATCTTGGATCGATGATTTCAAGAATCGCGCCTGCCCAGTCTACGGTTTTGATCCTTGGGGAAAGTGGGAGTGGAAAAGAAGTTGTCGCAAGATCTATTCATAATCAAAGTACCAGAAGTGATAAAACGTTTATTCCTATAAACTGTGCCTCTTTATCTGAAACGCTTCTTGAAAGTGAACTCTTCGGATATGAAAAAGGAGCTTTTACAGACGCTAAGGCGCAGAAAAGGGGACTTGCTGAGATAGCAGATGGTGGGACATTGTTTCTGGATGAAATTGGTGAAATCCCCATACATTTTCAAGCTAAATTATTGCGTTTCCTTGAAACCGGAGATATCAGAAGAGTTGGTGGGACAAGGGACATTCCCCTAAATGTAAGAATAATATGTGCAACTAATCAACCACTTGAAGAGCTCGTTGAGGAAAATAAGTTCAGAGCTGATCTTTACTACAGATTAAATGTACTCTCCATTGAAGTTCCGCCTTTGAAAGAAAGAGTTGAAGATATTCCGCTGTTGGTTGATAATTTTATCGCCCTGTATGGATTCCAAAAAAAGTTCGATTCAAAAGCTCTTGAAATTCTTAAAGCTTACGATTGGAAGGGTAATGTACGTGAGCTTAAAAATGTTGTAGAAAGAACATGTATTTTAAGTCGTGGGAGAATTGTAAGCGCCGATGATCTGCTATTCTTAAAGGTATCTAAAAAAGCACCAGAAGAAAAATTACAGGAAGAAGCTCCTGTAGAGTATGAAAATGACATGAGTCTTAAAGAAGTAGAAAGAAGGCATATCGTTTCGGTGCTAAAAAATGTAAAAGGGCATAGAGCTAAAGCAGCAAAAGTGCTTGGGATCAGTCCTAAAACACTATATTTAAAAATAAAAGCCCTCAACATCGTCTCGACATATCAGTAA